Genomic segment of Terriglobia bacterium:
CACGCCCGAGGTTTACTTCACCAAGGCGATTGACAATTCCCGCCTGGTGAAGGTGGCCGACGTCAAGCGCGGCCGCGAAATGACGCACTTCGCCTGCGCCCTTGCCGTGCTGTTCCTGCTGGTGATGGTCTATGCCTGGCAGCACTTCAGCGCCATCGAGTACGGTTACCGCATCGAGGCCCTGAACTCGCAGCGCGACAACCTGGTCGAACTGAATCGCGCGCTGCGCCTGGAAGAGGCATCGCTGAGAGATCCGCGGCGCATTGACACCCTTGCGCGCGGGATGGGCCTGGTGACGCCGGGAGCCGGACAGGTAGTCCGCATCGAGCCCAGCGCCAAGGATCCCGGCGGGCCGGTGATGGCGCGCGCCGATGTGGCCGTGATTTCGACGCCGTAATACAGGTTCAGGGTTCCCATTTCGGGTTACACGTCTTGCCTTCTCGGCGAACTTGCCTTGAGGACGTGGCACGTGAGACATGCGGCGTGGAACCCTGTGCTTCAAGCGCTGGATCGTTCTCAGGTGAGACCGTGGCGGGAGATGGCCGGCTCAAGGACCCGAAGTGGCGGCTGTACCTGCTTGGGGCTTTCCTGTTCCTCTGGTGCGGCGCCATCGGCCTGCGCCTTGTCCAACTGCAAATCGTCGATTACGGAGACTGGCTGCAGCGCGCGCAACGGCAGCAGCAGCGCACCATCCCGGTCTCGCCGCGCCGCGGCATCATCTACGACCGCAACGGCCACGAACTGGCGATGTCCATCTCGGTGGACTCCGTCTTCGCGGTGCCCAGCGAGATTCCCGACCCGGCGAACACCGCCAGCCTGCTGGCGCGCGTGCTGAGGAGCGACCCTCGTGACCTATTGGCGCGGCTGAAGGGTTCGCGCTCCTTCGTCTGGATCGCGCGTAAGGTGGACGCCGATACCAGCCAGCGCATCCGCGGCATGAATCTGCGCGGAATTTATTTCCAGAAGGAGCCGAAGCGCTTCTACCCCAAGCGCGAACTGGCGGCGCAGACCATCGGCTACGTCGGCTTGGACGATGAAGGACTGGGCGGCATCGAGCACGCCTTTGATTCCCGCCTGCGCGGCACGCCGGGCAAGATGCTGATCACCATGGACGCGCGCCGCAAGTGGTTCGGACGCGTCGAGCGCCAGCCCGATCCCGGCGAAAACGTCGTTCTGACCATCGACGAAAAAATCCAGTACATCGTCGAAAAGGAACTCGAACAGGCGATGCACGACACCCGCGCCGAGGCGGGCATGGTGATCGTGCAGAACCCGCGCACGGGCGAGATCCTGGCCCTGGCCAACCGCCCGACGTTCAATGCCAACATCTATAAGGACGCGCCGCAGGCCGCCCTCAAAAACCGCGCCGTCAGCGACATCTTCGAGCCCGGCTCGGTCTTCAAGGTGGTTACCTACTCCTCCGCGGTCGAGGAAAAACTGGTGCGCCCGGACGATCCCATCGACTGCCAAGGCGGGGTGATTAACGTCGGTGGCATACGAATACATGACTTGCATAAGATGGGTGTGGTGCCCATCGCCGACGCCGTGGCGCACTCCAGCGACGTGGCCGCCGTCAAGGTCGGTATGCGTGTCGGCGAGCAGCGCCTCTATAACTACATCCGCGCCTTCGGGTTCGGCCAGCAGACTGGGATCGAACTACCCGGCGAAACCCG
This window contains:
- a CDS encoding cell division protein FtsL, which codes for MATVATTRPQIWASRRGWAGTPEVYFTKAIDNSRLVKVADVKRGREMTHFACALAVLFLLVMVYAWQHFSAIEYGYRIEALNSQRDNLVELNRALRLEEASLRDPRRIDTLARGMGLVTPGAGQVVRIEPSAKDPGGPVMARADVAVISTP
- a CDS encoding PASTA domain-containing protein, translated to MYLLGAFLFLWCGAIGLRLVQLQIVDYGDWLQRAQRQQQRTIPVSPRRGIIYDRNGHELAMSISVDSVFAVPSEIPDPANTASLLARVLRSDPRDLLARLKGSRSFVWIARKVDADTSQRIRGMNLRGIYFQKEPKRFYPKRELAAQTIGYVGLDDEGLGGIEHAFDSRLRGTPGKMLITMDARRKWFGRVERQPDPGENVVLTIDEKIQYIVEKELEQAMHDTRAEAGMVIVQNPRTGEILALANRPTFNANIYKDAPQAALKNRAVSDIFEPGSVFKVVTYSSAVEEKLVRPDDPIDCQGGVINVGGIRIHDLHKMGVVPIADAVAHSSDVAAVKVGMRVGEQRLYNYIRAFGFGQQTGIELPGETRGMTKPANRWSKVSIGAISIGQEIGVTPLQLASMMSTVANDGVYTPSRIVAGVLPPRKTPQTVTFQRPQQRRVISTLTAAQMRRMLEGVVLFGTGRRAILDGYTSAGKTGTAQKVDPNTGTYSRTKYVATFAGFAPVNNPALTIVVSLDSPIGLHQGGQVSAPVFTRIAQQVLAYMNVPHDAEVKSDKRLQLRASVKDDELNEDSTDRIGGGLEAAQNAVPDPQPKSAPVIAVSSAPARVVAAALTSKPAALAATASPPALPPSTAERPGGGTVVLDVGGGVVVPLFTGKTLRSAIETAQDAGLELEAVGSGIAREQSPPAGTRVPNGTRISVRFNR